Proteins from a genomic interval of Medicago truncatula cultivar Jemalong A17 chromosome 3, MtrunA17r5.0-ANR, whole genome shotgun sequence:
- the LOC11416284 gene encoding F-box/LRR-repeat protein At3g26922, with amino-acid sequence MVETQTRRQSKRQQQRREDIEIEEDRMSELSDNLLHHILSFLNAKEAVQTCILSKRWINLWKTLSTLTLSVDHFSTEESFEQFISMLLSLRDHSTDIHSLVFHFQWTHVLSRDLYLKTIEYAFSHNVQHFQILYTAVKHLPSCFFSSHTLTSLNLTGKDLMVPSGYYQIFPSSHSFNLPALTTLYLKHLSFSCNDDDDGSVVDPFSTFNMLNTLIIDRCVLRGNAQNLRISCTKLLNLTIRMYGCYSTITKPDFKIFFGLELYAPTLHSFVFNGADYIPKFVGSKTKTKTVLSSIKHLTIHLKYCSCFEENPVNLFNLLVELANIAFHVPSFSI; translated from the coding sequence ATGGTGGAGACACAGACACGAAGGCAAAGTAAGAGGCAGCAGCAGCGTAGGGAAGAcattgaaattgaagaagaCAGGATGAGTGAATTGAGCGACAATCTTCTCCATCACATACTCTCCTTTTTGAATGCCAAAGAGGCAGTTCAAACTTGCATTTTATCGAAAAGATGGATCAATCTCTGGAAGACTCTTTCCACTCTTACATTAAGTGTTGATCATTTTAGTACGGAAGAAAGTTTTGAACAGTTCATATCTATGTTGTTGTCTCTTCGTGATCACTCAACTGATATCCATTCTCTCGTTTTCCACTTCCAATGGACTCATGTGCTCAGTCGTGACCTATACCTAAAGACTATAGAATACGCCTTTTCGCACAACGTTCAACACTTTCAAATCCTTTACACCGCTGTTAAACACCTTCCCTCCTGTTTCTTTTCATCTCACACTTTAACGTCTCTTAATCTTACTGGTAAAGATTTAATGGTTCCCTCTGGTTATTATCAAATATTCCCATCTTCTCACTCTTTCAATCTCCCAGCATTAACCACTCTCTATCTAAAGCACCTTTCCTTTTCTTGtaacgatgatgatgatggttctGTCGTCGACCCCTTTTCCACATTTAACATGTTGAATACTTTGATCATTGACCGCTGTGTACTTAGGGGTAATGCACAAAACCTTCGCATTTCATGTACCAAGCTTCTCAATTTAACTATACGTATGTATGGTTGCTATTCTACCATCACCAAACCGGATTTCAAAATCTTTTTCGGACTAGAGTTATATGCTCCAACACTTCATTCCTTTGTTTTCAATGGTGCTGAttatattccaaaatttgtTGGGAGCAAGACCAAGACCAAGACCGTTCTCTCTTCTATCAAACATCTAactattcatttaaaatattgcTCGTGTTTCGAGGAGAACCCAGTAAATCTATTCAACTTGCTGGTTGAGCTTGCTAATATCGCATTTCATGTACCAAGCTTCTCAATTTAA
- the LOC112419846 gene encoding protein MAIN-LIKE 2, with the protein MDNEDVGRTRCGKEALHAPVRKERVLNAPPRRRGRGRDQREEPDGSSSQSQIDIEMPSSQSASGSQPPSVGVVQEGYDGGPSNTSLLPSFGQHIAAKIWNGGGRENTPRVLNNAKRIIDLKSALPPDVASMGWFWNVIKASGLYPLLETNYGQVDHDLLIAFSERWHSETSSFHLPVGEMTITLDDVSCLLHIPVGGNLLFHESLSIHQGTEYLVNYLGLEFEESAAETKRLRSAHITYDTLLSIYTSYLTEAKSYVNQPEEEDSMEWYRTWCIRAFLLYLVGCTFFSDKAGSSCCVVYLKYFDDLTTVNQWSWGAAALAFLYNYLGDFTKPSCTSLSGYTCLMQAWIYEHFPDICPRDLDISYTEDHPRATRYMLRQGHAIQQCYRKALDRLEVDDINFYTYDSH; encoded by the exons ATGGATAATGAAGATGTTGGTAGGACACGATGTGGTAAGGAGGCATTGCATGCTCCTGTTCGCAAAGAGCGAGTTCTAAACGCTCCGCCAAGGAGACGTGGTCGTGGGCGTGATCAGAGAGAGGAACCAGATGGCTCTAGTTCCCAGTCTCAGATTGATATCGAGATGCCATCATCACAGTCAGCCTCTGGTTCACAACCTCCTTCCGTGGGAGTTGTTCAGGAGGGATACGATGGAGGACCTTCGAACACGTCTTTGTTGCCGAGTTTTGGCCAACATATTGCAGCAAAGATTTGGAATGGAGGG ggCCGTGAAAACACACCTCGGGTGCTTAACAATGCCAAGCGAATAATAGACTTGAAATCAGCATTACCTCCAGATGTTGCTTCTATGGGGTGGTTCTGGAATGTCATAAAGGCATCTGGTCTTTACCCGCTCTTGGAGACAAATTATGGTCAAGTGGACCACGATCTCTTGATTGCTTTCTCAGAGAGGTGGCACTCAGAGACAAGTAGTTTTCATCTTCCTGTAGGTGAAATGACAATCACCTTGGATGACGTTTCGTGCTTGCTGCATATACCTGTTGGAGGTAATCTGTTGTTTCATGAGAGCTTGTCTATTCATCAAGGGACAGAGTATTTGGTTAACTACTTAGGATTGGAATTTGAGGAAAGTGCCGCAGAGACCAAACGTTTGAGATCGGCACATATCACTTATGATACGCTTCTGAGTATTTACACGAGCTATCTGACCGAAGCGAAATCGTATGTGAATCAGCCTGAGGAGGAAGATTCAATGGAATGGTACCGGACTTGGTGCATCAGAGCTTTCCTGCTCTATCTAGTTGGTTGCACATTTTTCAGTGATAAGGCCGGCAGTAGCTGTTGTGTTGTCTATTTGAAATACTTTGACGACCTGACTACGGTTAATCAATGGTCATGGGGTGCCGCTGCTCTTGCTTTCCTCTACAATTATTTAGGTGACTTTACTAAACCCAGTTGTACATCCTTGTCTGGCTACACTTGTTTGATGCAG gcATGGATATATGAACACTTTCCAGACATTTGTCCGAGGGATCTTGATATCAGTTATACAGAGGACCACCCACGTGCCACTCGGTACATGTTAAGACAGGGTCATGCTATACAACAATGTTATAGGAAGGCGTTGGATCGTCTTGAGGTTGATGACATCAATTTCTATACATATGATAGTCATTGA
- the LOC11416285 gene encoding F-box/LRR-repeat protein At3g26922 encodes MEETQRQIEEDRMSELSDNLLHHILSFLNAKEAVQTCILSKRWINLWKTLSTLTLSVDHFSTEESFEQFISMLLSLRDHSTDIHSLVFHFQWTHVLSRDLYLKTIEYAFSHNVQHFQILYTAVKHLPSCFFSSHTLTSLNLTGKDLMVPSGWYQIFPSSHSFNLPALTTLYLKHLSFSCNDDDDGSVVDPFSTFNMLNTLIIDRCVLRGNAQNLRISCTKLLNLTIRMYGCYSTITKPDFKIFFGLELYAPTLHSFVFNGADYIPKFVGSKTKTKTVLSSIKHLTIHLKYCSCFEENPVNLFNLLVELANIESLTITHCVLKVLYTQSCFFDCNFKFYH; translated from the coding sequence ATGGAGGAGACACAAAGGCAAATTGAAGAAGACAGGATGAGTGAATTGAGCGACAATCTTCTCCATCACATACTCTCCTTTTTGAATGCCAAAGAGGCAGTTCAAACTTGCATTTTATCGAAAAGATGGATCAATCTCTGGAAGACTCTTTCCACTCTTACATTAAGTGTTGATCATTTTAGTACGGAAGAAAGTTTTGAACAGTTCATATCTATGTTGTTGTCTCTTCGTGATCACTCAACTGATATCCATTCTCTCGTTTTCCACTTCCAATGGACTCATGTGCTCAGTCGTGACCTATACCTAAAGACTATAGAATACGCCTTTTCGCACAACGTTCAACACTTTCAAATCCTTTACACCGCTGTTAAACACCTTCCCTCCTGTTTCTTTTCATCTCACACTTTAACGTCTCTTAATCTTACTGGTAAAGATTTAATGGTTCCCTCTGGTTGGTATCAAATATTCCCATCTTCTCACTCTTTCAATCTCCCAGCATTAACCACTCTCTATCTAAAGCACCTTTCCTTTTCTTGtaacgatgatgatgatggttctGTCGTCGACCCCTTTTCCACATTTAACATGTTGAATACTTTGATCATTGACCGCTGTGTACTTAGGGGTAATGCACAAAACCTTCGCATTTCATGTACCAAGCTTCTCAATTTAACTATACGTATGTATGGTTGCTATTCTACCATCACCAAACCGGATTTCAAAATCTTTTTCGGACTAGAGTTATATGCTCCAACACTTCATTCCTTTGTTTTCAATGGTGCTGAttatattccaaaatttgtTGGGAGCAAGACCAAGACCAAGACCGTTCTCTCTTCTATCAAACATCTAactattcatttaaaatattgcTCGTGTTTCGAGGAGAACCCAGTAAATCTATTCAACTTGCTGGTTGAGCTTGCTAATATCGAATCATTGACCATCACTCATTGCGTTCTTAAGGTACTTTATACTCAAAGCTGCTTTTTTGattgtaattttaaattttatcattga
- the LOC11409103 gene encoding xyloglucan galactosyltransferase KATAMARI1 homolog, with protein sequence MAFLLPNMNNAKQEDEVFKKLPQKIVDPCLSQYIYIYDLPARFNVDLLKGCHSLQKWENMCVFLSNLGVGLEIIEKSKKEVLSKNSWYATNQYSLEVIFHNIMKHYKCLTNDSSLASAAYVPFYAGLDAAQQSQWKRLHGKDHFMVGGRIGCDFWREGDLDHNWGTKLMFLPEVSNMSFLLIESCKCLYDNEFPIPYPTYFHATNDDEIFKWQRKMRNKKRDYLFTFVGAPRPDSPSSIRNQLIEHCESSKSCKRVGCYHGSSKKKSCRDPVQVMDNFQNSVFCLQPPGDSFTRRSIFDSILAGCIPVFLHPLSAYKQYLWHFPKNGSGYSLFIPEIDVKEGKVMINETFFNVSKSEVLAMREEVIRLIPRIVYRYPGSRLETIEDAFDIAVKGVLGRIEAMRRQITNVNDSYHAKVVAL encoded by the exons ATGGCATTCTTACTTCCTAACATGAACAATGCAAAGCAAGAAGATGAAGTATTTAAAAAGTTGCCACAAAAAATTGTGGATCCTTGTTTAAGCcaatatatctatatttatgATCTTCCTGCTAGATTCAATGTGGATTTGTTGAAAGGATGCCACTCTCTACAGAAGTGGGAAAATATGTGTGTTTTCTTATCAAACTTAGGCGTAGGACTTGAGATTATTGAGAAATCAAAGAAAGAAGTTCTATCAAAGAATAGTTGGTATGCAACAAATCAATATTCACTTGAAGTAATTTTCCACAATATAATGAAACATTACAAGTGTTTAACCAATGATTCATCTTTGGCTTCTGCTGCATATGTACCATTCTATGCTGGTCTTGATGCAG CACAACAATCTCAGTGGAAAAGATTGCATGGTAAAGATCATTTCATGGTTGGTGGAAGAATTGGTTGTGATTTTTGGAGAGAAGGTGATTTAGATCATAATTGGGGAACAAAGCTAATGTTCTTGCCAGAAGTAAGTAACATGTCATTTTTGTTAATAGAATCATGTAAATGTTTATATGACAATGAATTTCCAATTCCATATCCAACTTATTTTCATGCTACAAATgatgatgaaatttttaagtgGCAAAGGAAAATGAGAAATAAGAAAAGGGATTATTTGTTTACATTTGTCGGTGCTCCAAGGCCTGATTCACCATCTTCTATTAGAAATCAGTTAATCGAACATTGCGAATCTTCTAAGAGTTGTAAACGTGTTGGATGTTATCATGGTTCTAGTAAGAAAAAAAGTTGTCGCGATCCTGTTCAAGTTATGGATAATTTTCAGAATTCGGTTTTTTGTTTACAACCGCCGGGGGATTCTTTTACTAGAAGATCAATTTTTGATTCGATTTTGGCGGGTTGTATTCCTGTTTTCTTGCATCCACTATCAGCATACAAGCAATATTTGTGGCATTTTCCTAAAAACGGTTCTGGTTACTCTCTGTTCATACCTGAAATTGATGTCAAAGAGGGAAAAGTGATGATTAATGAGACATTTTTCAATGTTTCAAAAAGTGAAGTGTTGGCAATGAGAGAAGAGGTTATAAGACTCATTCCGAGGATTGTGTATCGTTATCCAGGATCTAGATTAGAGACAATTGAAGATGCTTTTGATATAGCTGTTAAGGGAGTTCTTGGAAGAATTGAAGCAATGAGAAGACAAATTACAAATGTAAACGATTCTTACCATGCAAAAGTTGTCGCCCTTTAA
- the LOC11411771 gene encoding nicotinamide/nicotinic acid mononucleotide adenylyltransferase isoform X1 — translation MDVPLPLDKLALQLINNEPSPGNTSDGKIYVILVATGSFNPPTFMHLRMFELARDALNSKGYCVIGGYMSPVNDAYKKKNLISADHRIQLCHLACKSSEFVMVDPWEANQNTYQRTLTVLFRVHASICETGLISRESLKVMLVCGSDLLHSFGIPGFWIPDQVKSICRDYGVVCIRREGQNIEKTISDDNILNENQANIEVVDELVPNQISSTRIRECIARGLSIKYLTSDEVIDYTREHKLYLKSDDK, via the exons ATGGATGTTCCGTTGCCGTTGGATAAATTAGCTTTACAACTTATTAATAATGAACCCTCCCCTGGAAACACAAGCGA TGGCAAGATATATGTCATTCTGGTGGCAACTGGAAGCTTTAATCCACCTACTTTTATGCATTTACGTATGTTCG AGCTTGCAAGAGATGCATTGAATTCCAAAGGCTACTGTGTAATTGGAGGGTACATGTCACCTGTGAATGATGCATACAAGAAAAAG AATCTAATATCTGCTGACCATCGAATACAATTATGTCATTTGGCCTGCAAAAGTTCAGAATTtgtaatggttgatccatgggAG GCAAATCAAAACACATATCAACGCACTTTGACTGTCCTATTCAGAGTCCACGCTTCTATTTGTGAGACAGGGTTGATATCTAGAG AATCTCTGAAGGTCATGCTTGTTTGTGGCTCTGATCTCCTCCATTCCTTTGGAATTCCTGGATTTTGGATTCCTGACCAG GTTAAGAGTATATGCAGAGATTATGGAGTAGTCTGCATACGCAGAGAAGGACAAAATATTGAGAAGACTATATCTGATGATAATATTCTGAATGAGAATCAG gCTAATATTGAAGTTGTAGATGAACTTGTACCAAATCAAATCAGCTCAACAAGAATAAG GGAATGCATTGCAAGAGGATTATCAATAAAATACCTTACCTCGGATGAAGTGATTGATTATACCAGAGAACATAAATTATACTTGAAATCAGATGATAAATAA
- the LOC11411771 gene encoding nicotinamide/nicotinic acid mononucleotide adenylyltransferase isoform X3, producing the protein MDVPLPLDKLALQLINNEPSPGNTSDGKIYVILVATGSFNPPTFMHLRMFELARDALNSKGYCVIGGYMSPVNDAYKKKNLISADHRIQLCHLACKSSEFVMVDPWEANQNTYQRTLTVLFRVHASICETGLISRESLKVMLVCGSDLLHSFGIPGFWIPDQVKSICRDYGVVCIRREGQNIEKTISDDNILNENQL; encoded by the exons ATGGATGTTCCGTTGCCGTTGGATAAATTAGCTTTACAACTTATTAATAATGAACCCTCCCCTGGAAACACAAGCGA TGGCAAGATATATGTCATTCTGGTGGCAACTGGAAGCTTTAATCCACCTACTTTTATGCATTTACGTATGTTCG AGCTTGCAAGAGATGCATTGAATTCCAAAGGCTACTGTGTAATTGGAGGGTACATGTCACCTGTGAATGATGCATACAAGAAAAAG AATCTAATATCTGCTGACCATCGAATACAATTATGTCATTTGGCCTGCAAAAGTTCAGAATTtgtaatggttgatccatgggAG GCAAATCAAAACACATATCAACGCACTTTGACTGTCCTATTCAGAGTCCACGCTTCTATTTGTGAGACAGGGTTGATATCTAGAG AATCTCTGAAGGTCATGCTTGTTTGTGGCTCTGATCTCCTCCATTCCTTTGGAATTCCTGGATTTTGGATTCCTGACCAG GTTAAGAGTATATGCAGAGATTATGGAGTAGTCTGCATACGCAGAGAAGGACAAAATATTGAGAAGACTATATCTGATGATAATATTCTGAATGAGAATCAG TTGTAG
- the LOC11411771 gene encoding nicotinamide/nicotinic acid mononucleotide adenylyltransferase isoform X2 has product MDVPLPLDKLALQLINNEPSPGNTSDGKIYVILVATGSFNPPTFMHLRMFELARDALNSKGYCVIGGYMSPVNDAYKKKNLISADHRIQLCHLACKSSEFVMVDPWEANQNTYQRTLTVLFRVHASICETGLISRESLKVMLVCGSDLLHSFGIPGFWIPDQVKSICRDYGVVCIRREGQNIEKTISDDNILNENQVKL; this is encoded by the exons ATGGATGTTCCGTTGCCGTTGGATAAATTAGCTTTACAACTTATTAATAATGAACCCTCCCCTGGAAACACAAGCGA TGGCAAGATATATGTCATTCTGGTGGCAACTGGAAGCTTTAATCCACCTACTTTTATGCATTTACGTATGTTCG AGCTTGCAAGAGATGCATTGAATTCCAAAGGCTACTGTGTAATTGGAGGGTACATGTCACCTGTGAATGATGCATACAAGAAAAAG AATCTAATATCTGCTGACCATCGAATACAATTATGTCATTTGGCCTGCAAAAGTTCAGAATTtgtaatggttgatccatgggAG GCAAATCAAAACACATATCAACGCACTTTGACTGTCCTATTCAGAGTCCACGCTTCTATTTGTGAGACAGGGTTGATATCTAGAG AATCTCTGAAGGTCATGCTTGTTTGTGGCTCTGATCTCCTCCATTCCTTTGGAATTCCTGGATTTTGGATTCCTGACCAG GTTAAGAGTATATGCAGAGATTATGGAGTAGTCTGCATACGCAGAGAAGGACAAAATATTGAGAAGACTATATCTGATGATAATATTCTGAATGAGAATCAG GTCAAACTATAG